From Brienomyrus brachyistius isolate T26 chromosome 18, BBRACH_0.4, whole genome shotgun sequence, one genomic window encodes:
- the bud23 gene encoding probable 18S rRNA (guanine-N(7))-methyltransferase: MSSNSRRPEHTAPPEVFYNEEEARKYSQNSRMIEIQSQMSERAVELLNLPEDQPCFLLDVGCGSGLSGDYLSEEGHFWLGVDISTAMLDVALDREVEGDLILADMGHGMPFRPGAFDGCISISALQWLCNADKKSYSPPKRLYTFFSTLYSSLARGARAVFQIYPENSEQLELITAQAMKAGFTGGMVVDYPNSTKAKKFFLCLFAGVSGVLPKGLGSEALDRGASNQVQYSGQRCRYKNVKGKSVKKSKDWVLEKKERRRRQGREVRADTKYTGRKRKPRF, encoded by the exons ATGTCTTCAAATTCTCGTAGACCGGAACATACGGCACCTCCAGAGGTG TTCTACAACGAAGAAGAGGCCAGAAAATACTCTCAGAA CTCTCGCATGATAGAGATTCAGAGTCAAATGTCCGAGAGGGCTGTGGAGCTCCTGAACCTGCCAGAAGATCAGCCATGCTTTCTGCTAGATGTTGG ATGTGGTTCGGGGCTGAGTGGGGACTACCTGTCTGAAGAAGGCCACTTCTGGCTGGGGGTGGACATCAGCACAGCTATGTTGG ATGTTGCTTTGGACAGAGAGGTTGAAGGCGACCTTATTTTGGCCGATATGGGGCATGGTATGCCCTTTAGACCTGGAGCATTTGATGGCTGTATAAG CATCTCTGCCCTGCAATGGCTCTGCAATGCAGACAAAAAGTCATACAGCCCCCCCAAAAGGCTCTACACGTTCTTCAGCACCCTTTACTCCTCACTG gCCCGGGGCGCCCGAGCTGTCTTTCAGATCTACCCAGAAAACTCTGAACAG CTGGAACTGATCACAGCCCAGGCCATGAAGGCTGGATTCACTGGGGGCATGGTGGTGGATTACCCTAACAGCACCAAGGCCAAGAA GTTCTTCCTCTGCCTGTTTGCTGGAGTTTCGGGGGTGTTGCCCAAG GGACTGGGATCTGAGGCCTTGGACCGAGGTGCTTCCAATCAGGTCCAGTACTCTGGACAGAG GTGTCGCTACAAAAATGTGAAGGGGAAATCTGTAAAGAAGAGCAAGGACTGGGTTCTGGAGAAGAAAGAGAGGAGGCGGCGCCAGGGCCG CGAGGTTCGCGCTGATACGAAGTACACCGGACGCAAGAGGAAACCTCGCTTTTAG